In a genomic window of Cataglyphis hispanica isolate Lineage 1 chromosome 18, ULB_Chis1_1.0, whole genome shotgun sequence:
- the LOC126856288 gene encoding replication factor C subunit 2 yields the protein MIIMRVGCTALNFFHVARVAGVNSKMAGDDAVDEAMETEILPSTSNSDAKIKEKDNKSPNLPWIEKYRPQVFSDIVGNEDTVSRLAVFAQHGNTPNIIIAGPPGVGKTTTILCLARILLGPAFKEAVLELNASNERGIDVVRNKIKMFAQKKVNLPKGKHKIIILDEADSMTDGAQQALRRTMEIYSHTTRFALACNNTEEIIEPIQSRCAMLRYGKLTDAQILAKVLQVCEKENISYTDDGMEAIVFTAQGDMRQALNNLQSTYNGFNHVNGENVFKVCDEPHPLIVKEMLDDCIKGDVSKACSVMDHFWKMGYSAEDIISNVFKVCKNHAMDEKLKLKFVKEIGITHMGIVEGINSLLQLHGLVAKLCRVCGSK from the exons atgattataatgcGCGTTGGCTGCActgctttaaattttttccatgtTGCGCGCGTAGCCGGCGTAAATTCAAAGATGGCAGGGGATGATGCTGTTGATGAAGCTATGGAGACTGAGATTTTACCATCTACAAGTAACAGCGATgcgaaaattaaagagaaagacaatAAATCTCCAAATTTACCATG gatcgaaaaatatcggcCACAAGTATTCTCTGACATTGTTGGAAATGAAGACACTGTATCCAGATTAGCTGTTTTTGCTCAACATGGAAATActccaaatattattattgctggTCCACCTGGAGTCGGTAAAACTACTACAATTTTGTGTTTGGCACGTATTTTATTGGGACCAGCATTTAAAGAAGCTGTACTTGAATTAAATGCTTCAAATGAAAGAGGAATAGATGTAGTTaggaataaaatcaaaatgtttGCACAGAAAAAg GTAAATCTTCCTAAAGGAAAgcataagattattattttggacGAAGCAGATAGTATGACTGATGGCGCGCAGCAGGCATTGCGTCGTACAATGGAAATTTATAGTCATACAACCAGATTTGCTCTTGCATGTAATAATACAGAGGAGATTATTGAACCTATACAATCACGATGTGCCATGTTACGATATGGAAAATTAACAGATGCCCAAATCTTAGCAAAAGTTCTCCAAGTCtgcgagaaagaaaat ATTTCCTACACAGATGATGGTATGGAAGCAATAGTGTTTACAGCTCAAGGTGACATGAGGCAAGCcttgaataatttacaatctacatATAATGGATTCAATCATGTCAATGgcgaaaatgtatttaaagtgTGCGACGAACCTCATCCTTTAATTGTCAAAGAGATGCTGGATGATTGCATAAAAGGAGATGTTTCTAAAGCATGCtcg gTAATGGATCATTTCTGGAAAATGGGATATTCTGCGGAAGATATAATTAGTAATGTATTCAAAGTTTGTAAAAATCATGCTATGGATGAAAAATTGAAGCTGAAATTTGTCAAG GAAATTGGAATAACGCATATGGGAATAGTGGAAGGTATCAATAGTTTGTTACAATTACACGGCCTCGTGGCAAAACTTTGTCGCGTATGTGGAtcgaaataa
- the LOC126856280 gene encoding phosphatidate cytidylyltransferase, photoreceptor-specific, translating to MSEVRKRTIGDASATTRDVSDDQKEDVESEDDAKLEVEELAKTLPQGTDHTPHILSSVLSGLPDRWRNWIIRTIFTWFMIAGFCLIIYGGPLALMITTLIVQVKCFEEIINIGYAVYRIHGLPWFRSLSWYFLITSNYFFYGENLMDYFAVVINRTGYLRVLVTYHRFISFCLYIVGFVWFVLSLVKKYYMKQFSLFAWTHVALLIVVTQSYLIIQNIFEGLIWFIVPVSMIVINDVMAYMFGFFFGRTPLIKLSPKKTWEGFIGGGISTVILGLMMSYVMCQYRYFVCPIEYSEALGRMTMDCEPSSLFQPQEYTLPSSLQVISRMFNGKSTLTLYPFLLHSLSMSVFSSVIGPFGGFFASGFKRAFKIKDFGDVIPGHGGIMDRFDCQYLMATFVNVYISSFIHTASPQKLLQQVYSLKPEQQMQLFQTLKDSLANRGMLTN from the exons ATGTCGGAGGTACGCAAAAGAACGATCGGCGATGCGTCGGCAACGACGCGGGACGTTAGCGACGATCAG AAAGAAGATGTTGAATCTGAAGATGATGCAAAATTGGAGGTAGAAGAATTAGCAAAGACTTTGCCTCAAGGAACTGATCATACTCCACATATTTTAAGTTCTGTTCTTTCTGGTCTTCCAGATcg TTGGCGGAATTGGATAATTAGAACTATTTTCACTTGGTTTATGATAGCTGGATTTTGTCTTATTATTTATGGAGGTCCATTAGCATTGATGATTAca aCGTTGATTGTGCAAGTGAAATGctttgaagaaattattaatattggatACGCTGTATATAGAATTCATGGTCTACCATGGTTCAGATCTTTATCATGGTATTTTTTGATAACTtccaattactttttttatggaGAGAATTTAATGGATTATTTTGCAGTGGTGATTAATCGAACT GGATATCTACGCGTACTTGTTACATACCATCGATTTATTTCCTTCTGTCTTTACATTGTTGGTTTTGTATGGTTTGTACTATCActcgtgaaaaaatattatatgaagcaATTCTCTCTGTTTGCTTGGACACATGTTGCATTACTTATTGTTGTGACACAGAGCTatcttattattcaaaatatatttgaggGATTGATATG GTTTATTGTCCCTGTTAGTATGATTGTGATAAATGATGTGATGGCATATATGTTTGGCTTCTTTTTTGGACGAACaccattaataaaattatctccaAAAAAAACTTGGGAAGGCTTTATTGGAGGTGGTATCTCGACTGTCATACTTGGATTAATg ATGTCTTATGTCATGTGCCAGTATCGTTATTTTGTTTGTCCTATCGAATACAGTGAAGCTTTAGGAAGAATGACTATGGATTGCGAACCATCAAGTTTATTCCAACCGCAAGAGTATACATTGCCAAGCAGTCTTCAAGTAATATCAAGAatg TTCAACGGAAAGTCCACTTTGACATTATATCCATTCCTTCTGCATTCGTTATCAATGTCAGTATTCAGCTCTGTAATTGGGCCATTTGGAGGATTCTTTGCTAGTGGATTTAAACGGGCGTTTAAAATTAag GATTTCGGTGATGTAATTCCTGGTCATGGTGGAATAATGGACAGATTTGATTGTCAGTATTTAATGGCAACATTTGTGAACGTctatatttcttcatttattcatACTGCATCACCTCAGAAATTATTGCAGCAG GTTTACAGTTTGAAACCAGAGCAACAGATGCAACTTTTCCAAACACTAAAAGATTCATTGGCGAATAGGGGTATGctaactaattaa
- the LOC126856285 gene encoding glucose-fructose oxidoreductase domain-containing protein 2 codes for MYLHTFEMTLPGIGVFGTGSIVRIIIPFLREKGFRIEAIWGRTVAEASKVAIDLEIPFHTSRIDDVLLRKDVDLIFIMCSPSLHSQIAVKALGIGKHVVCDKPAGLSQREALKMVRAAQYYPSLISIVNHSLRFLPAFVHMKKALEDGYLAGPVTVIEVRIHMGSLLHKGYDWLCDDTMGGGILALVGSHVIDLIFHLMGQRASKVHAVVRTFTQTTKYINGIRHITSPDFCSFQMELSNGTLVTATLSNHLQGQLSQEVLICGGGNHLVVRGGDLYGCRNGQEEILYRDTEDLQGISLPIADSIPRPYIKGLRKMIAALREAFQSVEDKRGWIKEPVFSASTFEDGLYVQAVIDALRQSNKQREWAKVNILTEEPDPNPLLSAAVRATAISI; via the exons ATGTACCTTCATACATTCGAAATGACATTACCTGGCATCGGAGTGTTTGGCACAGGAAGTATCGTTAGGATCATTATACCTTTTTTGAGAGAAAAGGGCTTCAGGATTGAAGCTATATGGGGTCGCACAGTGGCAGAAGCTTCGAAAGTGGCAATCGACCTCGAAATACCATTTCATACCAGTCGCATAGACGATGTTCTTTTAAGGAAGGATGTAGATCTGATCTTTATCATGTGCTCGCCGAGCTTGCATTCACAAATAGCTGTTAAAGCCCTAGGTATAGGGAAACATGTTGTATGCGATAAACCAGCAGGCTTGAGCCAAAGAGAGGCCTTGAAAATGGTACGAGCTGCACAATATTATCCCTCGCTGATCAGCATAGTTAATCACAGTTTAAGATTTTTGCCTGCCTTTGTACATATGAAGAAGGCACTAGAAGATGGATATTTGGCTGGACCTGTAACAGTTATAGAAGTAAGAATACATATGGGAAGTTTATTACACAAAG gataTGATTGGCTATGTGATGATACAATGGGTGGAGGAATCTTGGCATTAGTGGGCAGTCATGTTATTGATTTGATCTTTCATTTAATGGGTCAACGAGCTTCAAAAGTGCATGCTGTTGTCAGAACATTTACTCAAACAACCAAATACATTAATGGGATCAGGCATATCACATCGCCGGATTTCTGCAGTTTTCAAATGGAGTTAAGCAATGGTACCTTAGTAACAGCTACTCTGAGTAATCACTTGCAAGGTCAGCTTTCCCAAGAAGTATTGATATGTGGCGGTGGAAATCATTTGGTTGTGCGTGGCGGAGATTTATATGGATGTCGCAATGGACAAGAGGAGATCTTGTATCGTGATACGGAAGATTTACAAGGGATATCATTGCCAATTGCTGACTCTATTCCAAGGCCTTATATCAAAGGACTTCGAAAAATGATCGCGGCATTAAGAGAAGCCTTCCAATCTGTGGAAGATAAAAGAGGTTGGATTAAAGAGCCAGTATTTTCTGCTTCTACATTTGAAGATGGTCTGTATGTGCAAGCAGTTATTGATGCACTACGACAAAGTAATAAACAGCGTGAATGGGCCAAAGTTAACATCTTGACAGAAGAACCAGATCCAAATCCTTTATTGAGCGCTGCTGTCAGAGCTACAgctatttcgatataa
- the LOC126856260 gene encoding uncharacterized protein LOC126856260 isoform X1, translating into MSESRCYTDSLVLAEHQPFNRNGKALRGSKKSVLFYTTDCGDEKEDLGLKLQQRSVSLTALHTGVGTQQQLLEPRMAQLETLEAKMASIEVSLSTTPRRKKGGSVSGGVTSPAHRNRDHYKELDALRIALRDKENIIQTLKGQLCNTLSNRLALRNGAPPLTEADRKAAEERLQRLRRDADNKRLAIKNLKLALERLDITDNIDVRIQQAELEYRLGREELELLTLHEESRALQTALELAETQEKQKNDTIFSCISGSTQVTIHAVEVSADPKSPRFGAGPRDDAIGLYVDWAVEDSGLCKGDRILEVNGKLVVGAGRSDLARLLAVAPDAAQIVVLRKGESLAALRTLRSDNLRLTHRIGYLEEQVRDLLAPSRTEVPTEEPSPNRQEHVQKDFKKYLTEEKNLVFQKGPQVTALVANLPGLNMRSCTELRQSLPTVRSRHSDHSRRLTDSRNQRELDFSSDGVSNGHHKSRNRQKHQGLQLARSTASLDCKQSLTQSQVQRRRSPRAESAMEHLHKSRKSISQLQSLEFDSEPTYYRLQDSQSRVSENSEASVAYASSQETKMRPAPPKKPLRLSLHRAASLQSVESAPPITSQHDMARKPTKRNHRGDPPVEKSISRHLEANGGDTNSNLQESLVSPPQPPPRTPSRAESCQSALRWPSPKPRPHLTSVPMEKWC; encoded by the exons ACCGCATTACACACGGGAGTTGGCACTCAGCAACAGCTGTTGGAACCAAGAATGGCGCAATTGGAAACCCTAGAGGCTAAG ATGGCCAGTATAGAGGTGTCTCTGTCGACGACTCCGAGGCGGAAAAAAGGCGGCAGTGTTTCCGGAGGCGTTACCTCCCCCGCTCATCGGAATAGAGATCATTATAAGGAATTGGACGCTCTCCGAATCGCTCTGCGTGACAAAGAAAACATCATACAGAC gCTCAAGGGCCAGCTTTGCAACACGCTGAGCAATAGACTGGCATTACGCAATGGCGCGCCACCCTTGACCGAGGCCGACAGGAAAGCGGCCGAGGAACGACTTCAAAGGTTGCGACGGGACGCCGACAATAAGCGACTGGCTATTAAGAACCTGAAGCTGGCGCTTGAGCGTCTCGACATTACAGA taatatcgATGTTCGAATACAACAAGCGGAATTGGAATACAGACTAGGTCGCGAGGAACTCGAACTGTTGACTCTTCACGAGGAGAGCAGAGCTCTTCAAACTGCTTTGGAATTGGCCGAAACTCAAGAAAAGCAAAAGAATGATACAATATTcag CTGCATTTCCGGTTCGACGCAAGTTACGATCCACGCGGTAGAAGTCAGCGCGGATCCGAAAAGTCCTCGTTTTGGGGCCGGGCCAAGAGACGACGCAATCGGTCTCTACGTCGACTGGGCCGTAGAAGATTCCGGTCTTTGTAAGGGAGACAG AATCTTGGAAGTAAATGGGAAACTAGTGGTAGGAGCGGGTAGGAGCGATTTGGCGCGGCTTCTAGCCGTTGCACCTGACGCTGCGCAAATTGTAGTTCTGCGAAAAGGCGAATCCCTGGCGGCATTGCGCACGTTACGCTCCGATAATCTCAGATTGACACACAGGATCGGTTATCTCGAGGAACAGGTCAGAGATCTCTTGGCGCCGAGCAGAACTGAGGTCCCCACCGAAGAGCCCTCGCCGAATCGTCAAGAGCATGTACAG aaagattttaaaaaatatctcacagaagaaaaaaacttg GTTTTTCAAAAAGGCCCTCAAGTAACGGCGTTGGTGGCGAATCTACCTGGTCTCAACATGAGAAGTTGTACGGAACTACGGCAGAGTTTGCCGACTGTCAGAAGTAGACACAGTGATCATTCTAGACGTCTCACAGATTCTAGAAACCAGCGTGAGCTAGATTTCTCGTCCGACGGTGTTTCGAACGGTCATCACAAATCACGAAATAGGCAGAAACATCAAGGATTACAGCTGGCCAGATCAACGGCCAGCCTCGACTGTAAGCAGTCACTGACGCAGTCGCAGGTGCAACGACGAAGGTCACCGCGCGCCGAATCTGCTATGGAGCACTTGCATAAAAGTCGCAAGAGCATTTCACAATTGCAGTCTTTAGAGTTTGACTCCGAGCCGACTTACTATCGCTTACAG GATTCTCAGTCTCGCGTGTCAGAAAATTCAGAGGCATCGGTGGCATATGCTAGCTCCCAGGAAACAAAGATGCGCCCGGCACCGCCGAAGAAGCCGTTGCGACTCTCCCTGCATCGTGCAGCGAGTCTCCAGTCTGTGGAAAGCGCACCACCGATCACATCGCAGCACGACATGGCTCGAAAACCAACAAAGAGAAATCATCGCGGTGATCCACCGGTGGAGAAGAGCATATCTCGGCATCTCGAGGCGAACGGCGGGGATACGAATTCAAACTTGCAAGAGTCTCTCGTTAGTCCGCCTCAACCGCCTCCGAGAACACCCTCCAGAGCGGAATCGTGTCAAAGTGCACTGCGATGGCCTTCTCCAAAGCCGAGACCGCATTTGACATCCGTACCGATGGAAAAGTGGTGCTAA
- the LOC126856260 gene encoding uncharacterized protein LOC126856260 isoform X2, whose protein sequence is MSESRCYTDSLVLAEHQPFNRNGKALRGSKKSVLFYTTDCGDEKEDLGLKLQQRSVSLTALHTGVGTQQQLLEPRMAQLETLEAKMASIEVSLSTTPRRKKGGSVSGGVTSPAHRNRDHYKELDALRIALRDKENIIQTLKGQLCNTLSNRLALRNGAPPLTEADRKAAEERLQRLRRDADNKRLAIKNLKLALERLDITDNIDVRIQQAELEYRLGREELELLTLHEESRALQTALELAETQEKQKNDTIFSCISGSTQVTIHAVEVSADPKSPRFGAGPRDDAIGLYVDWAVEDSGLCKGDRILEVNGKLVVGAGRSDLARLLAVAPDAAQIVVLRKGESLAALRTLRSDNLRLTHRIGYLEEQVRDLLAPSRTEVPTEEPSPNRQEHVQVFQKGPQVTALVANLPGLNMRSCTELRQSLPTVRSRHSDHSRRLTDSRNQRELDFSSDGVSNGHHKSRNRQKHQGLQLARSTASLDCKQSLTQSQVQRRRSPRAESAMEHLHKSRKSISQLQSLEFDSEPTYYRLQDSQSRVSENSEASVAYASSQETKMRPAPPKKPLRLSLHRAASLQSVESAPPITSQHDMARKPTKRNHRGDPPVEKSISRHLEANGGDTNSNLQESLVSPPQPPPRTPSRAESCQSALRWPSPKPRPHLTSVPMEKWC, encoded by the exons ACCGCATTACACACGGGAGTTGGCACTCAGCAACAGCTGTTGGAACCAAGAATGGCGCAATTGGAAACCCTAGAGGCTAAG ATGGCCAGTATAGAGGTGTCTCTGTCGACGACTCCGAGGCGGAAAAAAGGCGGCAGTGTTTCCGGAGGCGTTACCTCCCCCGCTCATCGGAATAGAGATCATTATAAGGAATTGGACGCTCTCCGAATCGCTCTGCGTGACAAAGAAAACATCATACAGAC gCTCAAGGGCCAGCTTTGCAACACGCTGAGCAATAGACTGGCATTACGCAATGGCGCGCCACCCTTGACCGAGGCCGACAGGAAAGCGGCCGAGGAACGACTTCAAAGGTTGCGACGGGACGCCGACAATAAGCGACTGGCTATTAAGAACCTGAAGCTGGCGCTTGAGCGTCTCGACATTACAGA taatatcgATGTTCGAATACAACAAGCGGAATTGGAATACAGACTAGGTCGCGAGGAACTCGAACTGTTGACTCTTCACGAGGAGAGCAGAGCTCTTCAAACTGCTTTGGAATTGGCCGAAACTCAAGAAAAGCAAAAGAATGATACAATATTcag CTGCATTTCCGGTTCGACGCAAGTTACGATCCACGCGGTAGAAGTCAGCGCGGATCCGAAAAGTCCTCGTTTTGGGGCCGGGCCAAGAGACGACGCAATCGGTCTCTACGTCGACTGGGCCGTAGAAGATTCCGGTCTTTGTAAGGGAGACAG AATCTTGGAAGTAAATGGGAAACTAGTGGTAGGAGCGGGTAGGAGCGATTTGGCGCGGCTTCTAGCCGTTGCACCTGACGCTGCGCAAATTGTAGTTCTGCGAAAAGGCGAATCCCTGGCGGCATTGCGCACGTTACGCTCCGATAATCTCAGATTGACACACAGGATCGGTTATCTCGAGGAACAGGTCAGAGATCTCTTGGCGCCGAGCAGAACTGAGGTCCCCACCGAAGAGCCCTCGCCGAATCGTCAAGAGCATGTACAG GTTTTTCAAAAAGGCCCTCAAGTAACGGCGTTGGTGGCGAATCTACCTGGTCTCAACATGAGAAGTTGTACGGAACTACGGCAGAGTTTGCCGACTGTCAGAAGTAGACACAGTGATCATTCTAGACGTCTCACAGATTCTAGAAACCAGCGTGAGCTAGATTTCTCGTCCGACGGTGTTTCGAACGGTCATCACAAATCACGAAATAGGCAGAAACATCAAGGATTACAGCTGGCCAGATCAACGGCCAGCCTCGACTGTAAGCAGTCACTGACGCAGTCGCAGGTGCAACGACGAAGGTCACCGCGCGCCGAATCTGCTATGGAGCACTTGCATAAAAGTCGCAAGAGCATTTCACAATTGCAGTCTTTAGAGTTTGACTCCGAGCCGACTTACTATCGCTTACAG GATTCTCAGTCTCGCGTGTCAGAAAATTCAGAGGCATCGGTGGCATATGCTAGCTCCCAGGAAACAAAGATGCGCCCGGCACCGCCGAAGAAGCCGTTGCGACTCTCCCTGCATCGTGCAGCGAGTCTCCAGTCTGTGGAAAGCGCACCACCGATCACATCGCAGCACGACATGGCTCGAAAACCAACAAAGAGAAATCATCGCGGTGATCCACCGGTGGAGAAGAGCATATCTCGGCATCTCGAGGCGAACGGCGGGGATACGAATTCAAACTTGCAAGAGTCTCTCGTTAGTCCGCCTCAACCGCCTCCGAGAACACCCTCCAGAGCGGAATCGTGTCAAAGTGCACTGCGATGGCCTTCTCCAAAGCCGAGACCGCATTTGACATCCGTACCGATGGAAAAGTGGTGCTAA